TTTTATTGTTATCTAAATCCATAACAATGGTGACGACTTGTTTCTCATTAATACACTTTTTCTCAATATGTAAGGAGTGAACCAAAGTAGTCAGCTCCTCAGTATGAAACAATTTGTAATATAAAGTCTTCTTCTTATCCCTTTGCTTGATAAACCATTTTTCTTCACGCCACTCGCCTATATAAACAGATGGAGTATATGAAAACATTAAAGGTTTGGTTAAGATCACCACATAACCACTTTCCAGTTTATCTACGCTCAAAATCTTATGGACCTCGGCATGTTGACAATCAGCAATCAAAACCGGACGTAATTCTTTAAATAACGTACCATCAGAAACTATTAATCTAGTTGGACTTTGAATATCAATAATCCCTGTAAAAAATTCACTCATTCGATTAATTTGAATCATTTGTTGTGAAGTCTGTTCAATTATCATCCCTGGTATATTGCTTTTAAAATTTCTCCTATCCATTGTCTTAAGTCGTTCAATTCCCAAGCAGGGGGTAAATCCAGCGCGACGTACACTGTCACCAAGCAGATCCCTTATCCATTGTATGTCAAAACTCTCATCCAATAATTTTTCAGCCTCAGCATATTGGCGTTTATTGCATAAATATAATTGGGTTAACGTAGTCATCATAATACTTGCTAAAAAAA
The sequence above is drawn from the Legionella antarctica genome and encodes:
- a CDS encoding PilW family protein, with the translated sequence MNNQSGIGLSEVLISLFLASIMMTTLTQLYLCNKRQYAEAEKLLDESFDIQWIRDLLGDSVRRAGFTPCLGIERLKTMDRRNFKSNIPGMIIEQTSQQMIQINRMSEFFTGIIDIQSPTRLIVSDGTLFKELRPVLIADCQHAEVHKILSVDKLESGYVVILTKPLMFSYTPSVYIGEWREEKWFIKQRDKKKTLYYKLFHTEELTTLVHSLHIEKKCINEKQVVTIVMDLDNNKKQQLVVAVRGS